In a genomic window of Nitrososphaerota archaeon:
- the tnpB gene encoding IS200/IS605 family element transposase accessory protein TnpB, translating to MSLRRLRKGCLAKHIRSFSASLRMALGCVGGVKSRAELHKKTYAVFRSRYSVASQLIVEATSYAWSVRKTVDEGIRRCVVRFDKRLFSFKQTKRGNPVLSLRVSSERIGLPVRKDGAYRRLQEHLNDGWKITSIIMKRDLSFLAVLSKDFPEPEGRENWLGVDINSSKIAVSIVSKDKVLKQTYLGQDVSTRQIRFEERRAKLQNHRDKGSSKAGLKLKKLSRKQKNYVNTRIWQIANEVVKLAKRFNANIAVEKLRNLRKHRGEWSKKSRKKVNRIPYALFRHALKCVAEREGTLIKEVAPSYTSQTCPRCGHVSKENWRGYVYFKCDRCGYEADRDRVASLNIALKAAPKVGVPKTYFWSQIPEGGASVSRHALKDEGCGGWHQTTPSFKPTDLSVGS from the coding sequence TTGAGCCTACGAAGGCTAAGGAAAGGTTGCTTAGCGAAGCATATCAGAAGTTTTTCAGCGTCGTTAAGGATGGCCCTCGGCTGCGTCGGCGGCGTGAAGTCGAGGGCGGAGCTGCATAAGAAAACATACGCTGTCTTCAGAAGCAGATATAGTGTTGCGTCTCAGCTCATCGTGGAGGCTACGAGCTACGCTTGGAGCGTGAGGAAGACAGTGGATGAAGGCATCAGAAGGTGTGTGGTGAGATTTGACAAACGGCTCTTCAGCTTCAAGCAGACGAAGCGTGGCAACCCCGTTCTCAGCCTTAGAGTAAGTAGTGAACGCATAGGTCTCCCCGTAAGAAAAGACGGCGCATACAGGAGGCTTCAAGAGCATCTCAACGATGGCTGGAAGATAACAAGCATAATTATGAAGCGAGACTTGAGCTTCCTCGCTGTTCTCTCTAAGGACTTTCCAGAACCCGAAGGAAGGGAAAACTGGTTGGGTGTGGACATCAACAGCTCTAAGATCGCTGTATCCATCGTTAGCAAAGATAAGGTGCTTAAACAGACCTATCTGGGGCAAGACGTATCTACTAGGCAAATCCGCTTCGAAGAGAGGAGAGCAAAGCTTCAAAACCACCGTGATAAAGGCTCTAGCAAAGCTGGGCTCAAACTCAAGAAGCTTAGCCGGAAGCAGAAAAACTATGTTAATACGAGAATTTGGCAGATAGCCAACGAAGTAGTCAAACTTGCTAAACGGTTCAACGCCAACATAGCCGTCGAAAAGCTCAGAAACCTTAGAAAGCATAGAGGTGAGTGGAGCAAGAAGAGCCGAAAGAAGGTTAACCGCATACCCTACGCACTCTTTAGGCACGCCTTGAAGTGTGTAGCTGAAAGAGAGGGAACACTCATAAAAGAAGTTGCTCCCAGCTACACGAGCCAAACCTGCCCACGGTGTGGGCACGTAAGCAAAGAGAATTGGAGAGGCTACGTCTACTTCAAATGCGACAGATGCGGCTACGAAGCGGATAGGGATCGCGTAGCCAGCCTCAACATCGCCCTCAAGGCGGCTCCTAAAGTAGGCGTCCCCAAAACCTATTTCTGGAGCCAGATTCCTGAGGGAGGTGCCTCCGTCAGCAGGCACGCCTTGAAGGATGAGGGGTGTGGAGGATGGCATCAAACCACCCCAAGCTTCAAGCCCACAGATTTATCCGTGGGTAGCTGA
- a CDS encoding HAD hydrolase-like protein, giving the protein MRVVSFDLDGTLVDYSFVNAVWFEGVPALLANARGTSFDEALKLVNEEYDKVGPSRLEWYDLGYWLTKFGLREEPNRLLHRFKDRLKLYPDTLPALNKLRRAGFTLIIITSATRDFIDITLTCTNLAPFITRVFSTTSDFGRAGKDEEVYLTVLAELNLQPSDLYHIGDSIVFDFEVPRRVGVKAYLLDRSGKERGEFVVRSLEEFASKIT; this is encoded by the coding sequence TTGAGGGTTGTATCGTTCGATCTAGACGGCACCCTTGTGGACTACAGCTTTGTGAATGCTGTTTGGTTCGAGGGCGTCCCCGCACTTCTAGCTAACGCCAGGGGCACATCTTTTGACGAGGCGCTTAAGTTGGTTAATGAGGAGTATGATAAGGTTGGTCCTAGTAGGCTTGAGTGGTATGATCTGGGCTATTGGTTGACTAAGTTCGGGTTAAGGGAGGAGCCTAATCGGCTGCTGCATCGATTCAAAGATAGGTTGAAACTCTACCCCGACACGCTCCCAGCCCTCAACAAGCTACGTAGAGCGGGCTTTACATTAATTATAATAACTAGCGCTACCCGCGACTTCATCGACATAACACTCACATGCACAAACCTAGCACCCTTCATAACCAGAGTCTTCTCCACAACCTCTGACTTCGGTAGGGCGGGTAAGGATGAAGAAGTCTACCTAACTGTGCTTGCTGAGCTCAACCTACAGCCCTCAGACCTCTACCACATAGGAGACAGCATAGTCTTCGACTTCGAGGTCCCTAGGAGGGTTGGTGTAAAGGCGTATCTGCTAGATAGAAGCGGGAAAGAGAGGGGCGAATTTGTAGTAAGAAGCCTGGAGGAGTTCGCCTCAAAGATCACTTGA